Within Spinacia oleracea cultivar Varoflay chromosome 4, BTI_SOV_V1, whole genome shotgun sequence, the genomic segment aacagctaagagattttggtattatctatgattgtgttcctatctattgtgataacactagtgctatttgtatttcaaaagatccggttcatcattcccgagtcaaacacatccacatcagacaccatttccttaaagataatgttgagaaaggtttgatcaaattagatttttgccaaactgatcaccaaattgctgatattttaactaagcctttgaacagagagaaacatgagaaaatgagaatggaactcggaatgatcaagctaaggtaattgctaaattggagttcctctaaggcaaaagcaaaaatcatggtacatatagactattacaaacacaaaatcttgtgtgcaaacatagttgaagtttaccatcgtggcaaattcactcacactccaaatgagcaaggtaagcagttcctttcaaactagttaagtcagagatacaaaattaagcaagtcaaagtcaaacacaattttttctttctacattttccttttatttttatctttttatttttttaaaaattcaaaaccgaatacccatattcaaagaatgtttggaacggttccattggcaataaataggagaaactcttccctttccacaatcaatccatgcaaacccctttctctctctcccacacgccttctccactgacatcacctctcctttcacctataaaaacctccaccatggttctcacaagcaacaacactgatctcacatccctcaaacgaaagagaaacccttcatctccagttcccatggatacctcacccattcaatcgccaattcctcttcgatcccacaatccaatgctcgcaatcactcagggggaacaaaccgacactgacatcgaaatgaaatccccaatctcaaaccctagatcctccacaagaaaatccaaaaaacgacgagtggaagcttctggtgaaaacatcgaggaaacagaggagaatgctcaaactcagggggaagcaaaagggtccaagaaactcactgcaaaggaaaacaacctggtcgaggggttcgcaatcaactcaacatggtgtgaagccacgaaatttaaagaattgatggaaatccttgaacaacaaaagtgggtaagtctgttgagtacctatgccaaatcccccttaattcctgaagctatgaaagaattctgcaagaactttgcatgtgttgataatgtatgttcaagtaaagtgaatggaactcgcatcgaatttgatgcctcttatctggaacagctgtttggtacacccaataggggttttgatatgtggctcaaaggtcaaatcacagtgaccatagataatgtagatgagaaagatatagttggttccattggaggagattctaaagtatccacctccacctcacacaactgcttttcacctcttcaaaaattactgtttaatgttgtgtggagaggtgtagttcctcgaactcagaaaaggaacatagcaagtctgtttgatgcatgtctcatgtattgtcttgaaaggaaaattcccataaactttcctgcaatcatgatcaaacacttatccacctgtatccccaaattcaaaattccatactcctcccttcttacagaaatcttcaaaagcttctcagttgaccttagcccatactttgtgattcccttaaaatccacccaaatccttcaacttgaaatgctccatctattaaatcttaaagtggttcagggtaaagtcattagggctggaaaggaagagaaacaagatcaggaagatcaggaaggaactgtagttaaagaagaagtggaggaggaggaggaactcgaacaaatagaggtccctttacctcgagggaacaggaagagtgtaggaaaaagaaagagcatgagggtggcaatgaaggagaacaagaaaagagggcctgtcttcatggaaataaatgaggaaggggatgtcaaggagatgcccatagaggaggatgctgttccactgaatcaagaggaactgcctgaaactgttgggccaaggaaaaggacacccagatcctccaaaaagttcaaagctcgtcgtgtttcatctgaacaggaacatgttcaagatcatgggggtgcctggaacacaaaggatgatcagatattggagctaaaggcaacagttgctcgtctgatggaactacaggagggaacagatcacaggattagctcaatgcaggcccacataggtgcattggttacaagtgtcaagactctccaaaacgatcttcaccactactcagaacaagccaatgcaactcgtgccacaatcctcaccaagatcaacaatctggaatcttttgaggagactgtgatagaagaaactgctggttctggttccccatcccaagcctaaatcaccctatcccatgtttcttttatcttttgccatggaacaatctttttaatttgctttcggtttgtataattttcaaacttgggtatttgttccatcttattttgacttgcttggttacacatatctgtgctttctagttttgatcattactgcttgctttcaatttattgtatgagttggtttaatactttgaggctagcttaacttgccaaacgttgatcgtggggcactgtgtttggaatggctatatttcgtgctatgctttttgttgatgtcaacagggggaagtcaagggtgcaaacttccaaggcacactcaatcccagttcctgcatcaatctctctgaatctctctgtaaggttatttttctttctttcttctctttaatctttctcttttgttttttcaatttttatgttctgtttcacaatagtctgtataagttcctgtttgtacttactctctttgtaaaaagtttgcaagtgttgtcatcaccaaaaagggggaatattgttgttcctaagttttggttgatgacacacacatattgcaaacttcctgattatggttgctaaatgactttgaacaggtaaatgcccaggtttctattaggataggaacttgaataagctggtgaagttcctgatgtacacttggaacagtcactggagttccagagctggaagttgtatctgttccagtttgaagtcacaagaggagcaacacagttacatatcaagagttccgaatatccacaagaactattacagactcatagccaagagttcctgtgttagcaagagaggaactcatcaatgttccttggctggaacgtctgaagcttctgagttgcaagttccagacaaagggaagacataaagtctaggtagtctactgtacttagaattttatgtaaatattaattatgctaatggtatatagagtactcaaggaacttgtgatttaattaggtcatttattttattggaagcaatttttatggaaaacatttacataaataaaaataagttttacatatttaatataaaatagatttacgttttattttatttaagcaaaacttattttcctaaaaattctcctaagtttttgtaaataaataaaatctgttttaaagaaatattttagggtttgattgagtcaaaaccactaactgctttatggctgaaagtgggaagtggtcttccccttgttcctcaagtcaagggacgtggagaccaaagtgctgacagttagcagttgaggttttgaagggaactaaccctagggataaacactataaaaggaaaatcgtttttggtttaaggtacacaaacattctgagagttcttgctttcctaaaaacgttttgtctaagattttctaaaacagtttgtgtcctagttaattcaaaagttcctaagttccttatatccacacaaaagcattattaatatctagagttatccaaacacgaattatattttgtattagtaaggatagagttatcctgtttagacttagagtttaagtctgagagagaaaagttaaggagttgtaatcgaagtagattactgtgaggaacacgagtttgagaggaacttgtgttggagagattattgtaatcgaggcattaccataataaaagaattctcttcttgattagtatcaagaagttttcacaattgttgttattgtcttctctattctcagttccttgattgtttcttaagttccgcaagaaactttatcaaagttctaattacaattcaccccccccctcttgtgcgtgttcctactggaataacaacaTCTTTGCAACTAATTTATGCCCTGTTATGTGCAGATTTTCACCAAATTTGATCTTGTTCCCATAGCAAGTGCTTCCCTTGTACAAGTTCATGTTGCACATTTGCGTAATGGCCAAAAAGTCGCTGTGAAGGTTACAACTTCCGTACTGTTAaagtattttccattattaattttGTAAAATGTGGATCCAAGTCCTAAGTCTTAGTGTTTCTTTTGCCCCCTGTTATTTTACAGCACACTCACATGACCAACACTACGACTGCAGATTAGCAATCGTAGAGTTGATCGTTAACACTTTGCATcggtttttccccaatttttatTATAGGTACTTTGAAGTATTTTACTCTTGCTTCTAGCTAAGCTTAAAAGTGCAAAAATATCCGAACTCAAATTCTTGCTATGGTAGCCGAACACCAATAAAGGCTCATACGTTACCGAATATCACCAACCAAATAacgaagaagatgatgatgatgacgatgatctAGTGTGACTAAAGCTAGCTCAAGTAGATGGTTACCTCAGTTCATTCCTGCAGAAGAACTGCCAAGACGGGTTTCTGCTGTTGCTGTAGAAGTTGTTGCTGCAGAATCTGTTATTGCTGCAGAAGCTGCTCTTGCTGCTACACCATCCCCAGTTGCTGCAGAAGCTCCAGTGGCTGCTGCAGAGGCTAggtctttgaattttttatttttatttttatttttatagtaatattggattttttgtttttgccgTACCTTGTGTAGATCATTtatattttatcaatgaataataggattttgttattgaacgaacaatattattttgttattgaatgAAAGGATTTTTGGAAAGATCATGTggatatcatttttattttatctatttAGATTTGGTTTACATACTAGAATCGTAATATCCTATTTTAGGGATGTGTGTGCTgctatttttaaataatattaaaaaaaggtAGAATATAGAACGTTTGTGTAAGGAAACAACTTTCTATcttaatattaaacatgaagtaTATAGTACGCCTATGTACGTAAGATGTTCTATATCTCAATATTTAACAGgaagaatagaggacggttatgtacggaaggcgcgctttattatagagtataggagacggttatgtacgttaaccgttctacattccttctttattttctgattttaggaagggaatagaggacgCTTATCTCTTATCACTGTACTTTATAACTAGGTATATAAAACGCTTATTTTACgcgttttataaactttatagtgcgctgagttggagaacgcctctaaggcgtcctataaagtgtatttcaacagtactctatgcccttttttgtagtagtggccCAAGCCCGGTCTAGACGTTCTAAAATTGGGTAATCACGACGACGGTTTGTCCAAGTGTATTTAGGTCCATCAAACCCTAAATCTACCAAATTGCAGGCATCCATAGTATTTGCAAATACCTGGCTACGAAATCTATTTATCACTCTTCCCCCTAGCTTTTCCGTTTGAGAGATAATTTCATTAAAATCCCCTAGCATTACCCATGGCAGATTAATATTATTTGAAAACGGCTTTTAACcttataattaacttttataaatttgatTAAATTTGATTTAACGCTTTTCACGTACTTGTTCTAGATaaggtaattataaaaaataatattaacttgatttaagttattatttagttaggtcAATGACAAATCGGGTTGTCAACAGGTCGTGTAAAATCAGGTAACTCGTTGTCACGAGTTGGGTCAATAACATGTTTCATCGGGTTATAATCGatttcgggttgacatcgggtcgggtgttgaatcgggttcgggtcatttttCGGTCAGGTCAGTTGACTCATTTCTGTTACCGGTTATGTTTCAGTAGGGTGCCAAGTTCGAGTCCGGGTCATGCATTAACGGGTTAAATCGGTCTCGGTTTTAACGGATTGGATACGGTCGGGTTACGGGTTTCCTATTTTAACAACATTTCGGGTCTCGGGTCGGGTCCGAGTCCTTATAAATACAGATCGGTTCAGGTCGATTTTTTGGGTCGGGTCAGCTTTTGACAACTCTAGTTCATACCAATCATATTATTCCTCACAACATAGGTTAAAATAGACCCAAGCAAACCACCATGTCCTCATCCTTCTCTAGCCAGGTCCTCAACGGCTCGTATCACGGCCACGCACCCGAATCATTTGGCGGGTTTTTCGATACTTGGCTCCGTGAGAAAGAAACCGACCTTGAGGATCTCAAGGCCGCGATAGCCTACAGCGAGTCGACTCGATCTTGTAACGAGTCCATGCGTAATCGTGTGCGCCGAATTATGGGTCACTACGAGAACTACTACCGAGTCAAGTCCGAGTCAACGAAAAAATACGTCTTAAAGATGTTTTCCCCACCGTGGATGTCCAACCCCGAGGGATCCTTCCTTTGGATTGGTGGGTGGAGGACTAGTACGACACTCTACTTGTTATTCTCGGTGGCCGGAATTCAATTCGAGGCCAGGTTTGGAGAGCTGCTAAGGGGGCTGAGGACGGCCACTACCGGCGACCAGGGAGACCTCTCACACAGTCAACTCACCCAAGTTAACGAGTTGCAGGTCCAGACCATATGCGAAGAGAAAGACTTGACGGAACGCCTTGCTGCACAACAAGAGATCGTGGCTGACACGTCAATGGTCGAGCTATCACATATAGCTACTGAGTTAATGCGGGACTCTAACTCGAAAAGTTCAGGTCAAGTTGGGACTAGGTCAATGAATGAACGAGTCGAGTCGACTCTAGACACTAAACAGAGAAAGTTCAAGGAGATACAAGAGAAGGCTGATGATCTACGACTGAGAACTCTCAGGAATGTGGTGGACATTTTAACCCCAATCCAAGCCGTTCATTTCTTGATTGCAGCCGTTGTGCTTCATTTGAGGGTTCATGAATGGGGTATGAAGAAAGATGCTATTGCACATTCACCCCAAAATTAAGCTTCATCTTGTTGTTCTTAGAAGATCAACTTGGTGATTTCTATTTGTTTTAGTATTAAGTTTTGAGGAATGTTCCTGGTACGAGCTCTGGTTCGTCTCAAATAGTTGTTCTACCCGTGTGATGCACGATTTATGATATGaatattaaatttgcatatttACACTTTTACTAAACTATAGATATAGataattatcatcaaaatagagcttatagcTAATCTTCTTATTAAAACTAATGATGGATATAGTTACTGCCCTATTCTAGGTCTTActtatttaacaaattcaaataaaaacaaaataagggtacatagataAATTTACGTTCTTCCCATCTTATAACCCATGTCAAAAATAAATTTGTTTTCATCCTCTCTTTAATTTGATAGTCATACCCACTTAATACTCCCCTACCATCTACATCATTACACGATCATTTAACACCCACCCCACCATATACCTTATTCAGCTAGAGATAACTTCGAAGCGGGGTTATGCCCGTCACCACAATAGGTATGATACTCGTCCCCATCCTAATCCCCTCTTCCTAGacggaaaaataaaattaaccccTGCTTCATCACCCGTCCGTGTATCCACACCCGCCTCAACCTAAGCCCCTAGACGGTTGGAcctaacattattttttgataagagatcgagttttgaattttaaaactctaagaGTATCCGACAATTTGGTTGTCTGATTACATTATACGTTGGACATATATATCTTATAGATATTTTCCTAGTTAAAATTAacgatggataaatttgttattgcttaTTCGTTGTCTTAtttataaataaaacaaaaaacaaata encodes:
- the LOC130471311 gene encoding protein DOG1-like 3 yields the protein MSSSFSSQVLNGSYHGHAPESFGGFFDTWLREKETDLEDLKAAIAYSESTRSCNESMRNRVRRIMGHYENYYRVKSESTKKYVLKMFSPPWMSNPEGSFLWIGGWRTSTTLYLLFSVAGIQFEARFGELLRGLRTATTGDQGDLSHSQLTQVNELQVQTICEEKDLTERLAAQQEIVADTSMVELSHIATELMRDSNSKSSGQVGTRSMNERVESTLDTKQRKFKEIQEKADDLRLRTLRNVVDILTPIQAVHFLIAAVVLHLRVHEWGMKKDAIAHSPQN